In the Gemmatimonadota bacterium genome, GGCATCCTTGCCGCCCTCGTCGTCCTCGTCGCCGCCGCGCCGCTCTCGGCCCAGGCGCGCTTCGGCTTCGTCGACACGCGCAAGATCCTCCAGGAGATGCCGGCTCGCGCGGCGGTCGAGGCGCGACTGCGCACCGAGATCGAGGCGCTGGGCGCGCGCGAGAAGAAGATGATCGACTCGCTCAACGTCATGGTCGCCGCCTTCGAGAAGGACTCCGCGACGCTGACGCAGGAGGATCGCACGAAGCGCTTCACGGCGCTCCAGGCGTATGACGCCCAGTACCGCGACACGCTCCAGGCGCTCCAGACGGAAGCGCAGGAGAAGCAGGCGGCCGCGATGCAGCCGCTGTTCGACCAGGTGAAGCTGGCGCTCGACGAGGTGCGGGCCGCGGACGGCCTCGCGTTCATCTTCGACATCAGCGCGCAGGGCAACTCCATCGTCGCGATGGACAAGAACCTCGATGTCTCGGACAAGGTGATCGCGCGGCTCCGGACGCAGACGGCGGCCCCGGCGGCGCGCCCGGCCCCCCAGCCCGCCCCGCAGCGTCCCGCGCCGGCGGGTCCGGTCTCGCAGCCGGCAGGGGTCCGCAAGCCGTAACCGGCGCTGCATCGGTCCCCACCCCCGATGTCCGCCGCGCCTCCCGCCGCCCTCCGCCTCGCCGACGTCGCCCGCGCCGTCGGCGGGACGGTCGTCGGTGACGGCGAGGCGCTCGTCGGGGCGATCGCCTCGCTCGACCGGGCCGGGCCGGGCGCGCTGAGCTTCCTCGCCTCGAGCAAGTACGCGGCGCTGTTCACGGACACGCGCGCGACGGCGGTGCTCGTCACGCCGGAGCTCGCCGAGACGCCCTCGGCCTGCGGCAATCGCATCATCGTCGCGCGACCGCAAGAGGCGATCCTCGCGCTCCTGCCCCGTTTCTACAAGATGCCCGCGCGCCCGTTCACCGGCGTGCATCCGACCGCGCTCGTCGACCCGACCGCGAGCGTCGATCCGGATGTCTGCATCGAGCCCTACGTCGTCGTCGGGCCAGGGGCCTCCATCGCCAAGGGCTGCTGGATCGGTCCGCACTGCGTCATCGGCGAGGACGTGACGGTCGGTGCCGATACCCGCCTCGTGAGCCAGGTGACGCTGTATCATGGCGCGCGGATCGGGGCCCGGGTCCTGCTGCATGCCGGTGTGCGCATCGGCAGCGACGGGTTCGGCTTCGTCTTCCACGAGGGCGCGCACCAGAAGCTCCCGCACGTGGGGCGGTGCATCATCGGTGACGACGTGGAGATCGGGGCGAACAGCACGATCGACCGCGGCAGCATCGACGACACCGAGATCGGGGCGGGGAGCAAGCTCGACAACCTCGTCCATGTCGCGCACAACTGCCGGATCGGGCGCCTGTGCCTCTTCGCCGCGGGGGTCGGGATCGCGGGCAGCTCGCGCATCGGCGATGGCGTGATGCTCGCGGGCCAGGTGGGGGTGGCCGGCCACCTCACGATCGGCGACCGGGCGATCATCACGGCGCAGTCGGGCGTGCTCAAGAGCGTGCCCGCGGGCGAGACCTGGGGCGGGTTCCCGTCGCGGCCGCAGCGGGAGACGCTGCGCGGCTACGCGGCGCTGACGAAGCTCCCGGACCTGATCAAGCGGCTCGAGGCGTTGCTGGCGCGCGAGGAGGGCTCGTGAGCGCCCGCCGGACGATCCGCCGTGCGGTGACGGTCTCGGGCGTGGGCCTCCACCTCGGCCGCCCCTGCACGCTCACGTTCGCTCCGGCCGCCTCCGGCACGGGCATCCGCTTCCGCCGCACCGACCTCGCCGGCGCGCCGGAGACGCCCGCCTCGGTGTCGGTGGCGATCGCGGCCGAACGGCGCACGCAGCTCGGCACGGGGGAGGGCGCGCTGCACACGGTCGAGCATGTGCTCGCCGCGGTCGCGGGCCTCGCGATCGACGATCTCGTGATCGAGATGGATGCGGCCGAGCCGCCGATCATGGACGGCTCGGCCGAGCCGTTCCGCCAGGCGCTGCTCGGCGCGGAGCCGTTGGAGCATGCCGGCGAGGCGCCGGTGCTCCGGCTGCGCGAGGCGGTGCGCGTGGTGGATGGGGAATCCGTCTACGTCGCGCACCCGGCGGAGGCGCTGGAGCTCGAGGTGTCGATCGATTTCCCGCATCCGGCGATCGGTGCCCAGCGCGGCCACTGGAAGGTCTCGCCCGACGTCTTCTCGCGCGAACTCGCGCCCGCGCGCACATTCGGGATGCTGAGCTGGGTGGAGGAGCTGCGCGGGAAGGGGCTCATCCAGGGAGCGTCGGCGGAGAACACGATCGTGCTCGATGAGCGCGCGGTGGTGGGTACGACGCTGCGGTGGCCGGACGAGTTCGTCCGGCACAAGGCGATGGATGTGGTGGGCGATCTGGCCCTTGCAGGGATGCGCGTCGCGGCGCGCATCACGGCGACCAAGCCGAGTCACCGCGGAACCGTGACGCTGGTGCGCGAGATGCTCGCGCATGCGTTGCCACAACGATCGGAGGCACGAGTGCTGGGCATCGAGGACATCATGAAGATCCTTCCTCACCGTTATCCGTTCCTGCTGGTGGACCGGATCGTGGAGATGGAGGAGAAGAAGCGGATCGTCGGCATCAAGAACGTGACGATCAACGAACCCTTCTTCCAGGGCCACTTCCCGGGGCATCCGATCATGCCCGGCGTGCTCATCGTCGAGGCGATGGCGCAGGTCGGGGGCGTGCTGCTCATGGGGACGGTCGATGACCCGGAGACGAAGGTCGTCTACTTCATGTCGCTCGACAACGTGAAGTTCCGGAAGCCGGTGAAGCCCGGTGACCAGGTGCGCATCGAGGTCGACATCGTCCAGCTGCGCAACACGGTCTGCCGCATCAAGGGCGTCGCGAAGGTCGACGACGGCGTGGTGTGCGAGGCCGAGATGGCGGCCGTGGTGCGCGACCGATGAGCGCGCGCATCCATCCCACCGCGGTCGTCCACCCGGACGCCCAGCTCGCGGACGACGTCGAGGTCGGGCCGTGGGCGTACGTCGGTCCGCACTGCACGGTCGGTGCGGGCACCGTCATCCAGATGCGCGCGACGCTCGAGGAGCACGTGCACCTCGGGGCGAAGGTGACGGTCGGTGTCGGCAGCGTGCTCGGCGGCCGGCCACAGGACCTCAAGTTCAAGGGCGAGGTCACCACGGTCGAGGTCGGCGAGGGGACGACGATCCGCGAGTACGCGACGATCAACCGGGGCACGAGCGAGTCGTTCAAGACGACGGTCGGGAAGGGGTGCTTCCTGATGTCGTACGTGCACCTCGCACACGACTGCCACATCGGCGACGGCGTGATCATCTCGAACGGGACGCAGCTCGCGGGCCACGTGAAGATCGACGACCGGGCGATCATCTCGGGACTCTGCGCGGTGCACCAGTTCGCGAAGATCGGGCGCCATGCGTTCGTCGGCGGCATGAGCCGCGTGGCGAAGGACATCCCGCCCTACGTGAAGGCCGTCGGTAACCCGGTGAAGCTCTACGGGCTCAACTCGGTCGGCCTCCAGCGCAGCGGCTTCCCCGACCCGGTCGTCTCGGAGCTCAAGAAGGCCTACCGGCTCTTCTTCCGGTCGGACATGAACATCTCGCAGGCGATGGAGAAGGCGACCACGGAACTCAAGGACTTCCCCGAGGTGAAGGCCTTCATCGCCTTCGTCGAGGCGAGCGGCCGGGGGATCGTGATATGAACCAGCCCCTCCGCATCGGCGTGGTGGGCACGGGCAGCCTCGGCTACCACCACGCGCGTATCCTGCGCGAGATCCCGGGCGTGGCGTTCCGGGGATTCTACGAGGCCAACCCGGAGCGCGCGGGCGCCGTGCAGCGCGAACTCGGCGTGCGGGCGTATCCGTCGCTCGACGCGCTGCTCGACGAGGTCGATGCGGTCTCCATCGTCGTGCCGACGTCGAAGCATCACGAGGTCGCGATGGCGGCGCTCGCCAAGGGCAAGCACCTGCTCATCGAGAAGCCGATCACGGTGACGCTCGCCGAGGCCGACGAGCTGCTCGCGCTCGCGGAGCGGAACGGCCTGCGGATCCAGATCGGGCACATCGAGCGGTTCAACCGCGCCATCCGCGCCGCGCTGCCGCACGTGAAGGACCCGCTCTTCATCGACAGCGACCGGCTCGCGCCGTTCAACCCGCGCGGTTCCGATGTCGCCGTCGTGCTCGACCTCATGATCCACGACATCGACCTGGTGCTGACCCTCACCGGCGCGCCGGTGAAGGACGTCTCGGCGGCCGGTCTCGGCGTGCTCACGCCGTCGATCGACATCGCCGATGCGCGCATCACCTTCGCGACGGGTGCCGTGGCGACGATCACGTCGAGCCGTGTCTCGAAGGATCGGATGCGGAAGCTCCGCATCTTCCAGCGGAACGGCTACCTCTCCCTCGATCTCGCCGCCGGCACCGGGGAGATGTACCGCCTGCGCGGCGACGTGGACCTCGCGGTGCTCGCGAAGACCGCGCAGCCGCTCGAGGCGTTCGTCGAGCGAGTCGCGATCGACGCCCCGGAAGGGGAGCCGTTGCGGCTGGAGCTCGAGAGCTTCGTGGCCGCGCTGCGGGGCGAGCAGGAAGTGGCGGTGAGCGGCCGCGCGGGGCGCGATGCGCTCGCCGTCGCGCTCCGGATCGTCGCCGACATCGAGCGGTCCCGCCCCGCGGTGGGCGCGTTGCAGCCCGGCCGCGGTGCGTGAGATCCTGATCCTCGCCGGCGAGGCCTCGGGCGACCTGCACGGGTCGATCCTGGCCGAGCGGCTGCACGGCCTGCGTCCGGATCTCGCGCTCGTCGGAACGGGCGGCACGCGGATGCGCGCCGCCGGCGTGGAGATGCTCGTCGAGCACGAGGGCGTGGTCGGGTTCGTGGAGGTCATCAAGCACATCCCGGCCCATCTGCGTCTGCTGCGCCGGATCAAGGCGCGCCTCGACACCGGTCGGGTCGCGCTCGTGCTGTGCATCGACTATCCGGGCTTCAACATGCGCGTCGCGGCTGCGGCGCACGAGCGCGGCATTCCGGTGCTGTATTACATCACGCCGCAGGTCTGGGCGTGGCGCGCGGGTCGCATGCGGACGATGGCGCGCATCTTCACCAAGGCCGCGGTGATCCTCCCCTTCGAGGAGGCGTTGCTCCGCGGGGCCGGCGTGAACGCGACCTTCGTCGGCCATCCGCTGCTCGACCGGGCGGTCGCGATGCCGTCCCGCGCCTCCGCCCGCGCCTCGCTCGGGCTTCCGGCGGAAGGTGGGGTACTCGCGCTCTTCCCGGGGAGCCGAGCGGAGGAGATCCGGCGGCACCTCGCCGACTTCGTCGCCGTCGCGCGCGAACTGCAGCGACGCCGCCCTGGCCTGCGTGTCGTGCTGAGCGTGGCGCCGACGATCCAGCTGCGGGACGACGAGGTACCGTTCCCGCTCGTCCGGTCGCAGTCGTTCGACGTGCTGCGCGCCGCCGACGTCGCCCTCTGCAAGAGCGGGACGACGACGCTCGAAGCGGCCGTGGCCGGCACGCCCTGCGCCATCGTCTATCGTACCAGTCCCATCTCGTACGCCATCGCGCGGCGACTCGTGCGCATCCCGCACATCGGCCTGCTCAACATCGTCGCCGGCCGCGCGGTGGCACCGGAGTTCGTCCAGGACGCGTTCCAGCCCGTGCCGGTCGCCGATGCGCTCGACCCGCTCTTCGATCCCACGAGCGCGGCGCGCCGCGCGATGGTCGACGGCCTCGCGGAGGTCCGGCGTCGGCTCGGCGAGCCGGGGGCGACGATGCGTGTCGCCGAGATGGCGGCCGGGATGGTGGGATGAGCGACGCGAGAGCCGAGGCGGCGAAGGCCGAGGCGCGCGCCAAGCGGGACGCGCGGAAGGTGCGCTGGGGTCCGCTCATCGGGTTCCCCCTCATCACGATGCTCGGCAACACCTGGCGCGTGCGCGAGGACCGGCACCCGGCCTTCGAGGCGCTCTTCTCCTCAGGCAAGCCGTACATCCTCTCGAGCTGGCACGGGCAGCTCATCACGCACATATGGGCGAACCGCTTTCGCGGCGTCTGCGCGATGGTGAGCCAGCACGGTGACGGCGAGATCATCACGCGCATCATGCAGCGGTGGGGGTACCGGCATGTGCGCGGGTCGAGCTCGCGCGGGGGCAAGGAGGCGCTCATCGCGATGATCCGTGAGCTGGAGCAGGGCAGCGCCTTCGCGCTGACCCCGGACGGCCCGCGTGGGCCGGCGGGGATCCCCCAGAGCGGCATCCTGATCGCGTCGCAGCGGTCCGGGGTTCCCATCATCCCCATGCGCACGGAGAGCTCGCGCGCGTGGCACTTCCGAAGCTGGGACCGCTTCCAGCTCCCCAAGCCATTCGCGCGCGTGCGGGTGATCTACGGCGAGCCTTGGGTGGCGACAGGGACCGACGAGGCGGCCAAGCAGGAGCTGATCGCGCGCATGGGCCCGGCGCCGGCGCCGCCGACCGGGGCCCCGTGAGCCACGCGGTCGAGCGCATCTGGGCGCGCGATGGGCTCGGCGCGCGCGCGCTGCTGCCCTTGGCTTGGCTCTACGGCGCGGTGACGGCGATCCGGAACCTGGCGTACGACCATGGCGTGTTCAGGGCACACGCGCTGGGATTGCCGTCCATCAGCATCGGCAACCTGACGGTCGGCGGCACGGGCAAGACGCCGGTCGCCTCGTGGGTCGCGCAGCGGCTCCTCGCGCGCGGGCTGCGTCCCGCCATCGTGCTACGCGGCTATGGGAACGACGAGCCGCTGGTGCACGCCCGGCTCACACCGGGCGCGGTGGTCGTGGTCGACCCCGACCGCGTGCGTGGCGCCGCGACGGCGCGTGCGCAGGGGGCGCAGGTGCTGGTGCTCGACGACGCCTTCCAGCACCGACGGGCTCGGCGCGACGTGGACCTCGTGCTCGTCGCGGCGGAGCAGGGCGGGCCGACGCGCCTGCTCCCTGCGGGCCCGTCCCGCGAGGGGCCCCGGTCGCTACGGCGCGCGCAGGCCGTCGTCGTGACGCGGAAGACCGCTGACCTCGCGACCGCGGAGTCGGTGCTGCGCGTGCATGTGCGCGAGGCCCCGGCGGCGGTCCAGGCGGTGGTCGCACTCGCGCCGGACGGCCTCGTGCGCGTCGCCGGTGCGGGGTTCGCCGGAGCGGATGACGCGCCGGCGGTGCTCCCCTTGGGCGCCCTCGACGGCGCGCGCGTGCTCGCGATCTCGGCCATCGG is a window encoding:
- the lpxD gene encoding UDP-3-O-(3-hydroxymyristoyl)glucosamine N-acyltransferase; the protein is MSAAPPAALRLADVARAVGGTVVGDGEALVGAIASLDRAGPGALSFLASSKYAALFTDTRATAVLVTPELAETPSACGNRIIVARPQEAILALLPRFYKMPARPFTGVHPTALVDPTASVDPDVCIEPYVVVGPGASIAKGCWIGPHCVIGEDVTVGADTRLVSQVTLYHGARIGARVLLHAGVRIGSDGFGFVFHEGAHQKLPHVGRCIIGDDVEIGANSTIDRGSIDDTEIGAGSKLDNLVHVAHNCRIGRLCLFAAGVGIAGSSRIGDGVMLAGQVGVAGHLTIGDRAIITAQSGVLKSVPAGETWGGFPSRPQRETLRGYAALTKLPDLIKRLEALLAREEGS
- the lpxA gene encoding acyl-ACP--UDP-N-acetylglucosamine O-acyltransferase — translated: MSARIHPTAVVHPDAQLADDVEVGPWAYVGPHCTVGAGTVIQMRATLEEHVHLGAKVTVGVGSVLGGRPQDLKFKGEVTTVEVGEGTTIREYATINRGTSESFKTTVGKGCFLMSYVHLAHDCHIGDGVIISNGTQLAGHVKIDDRAIISGLCAVHQFAKIGRHAFVGGMSRVAKDIPPYVKAVGNPVKLYGLNSVGLQRSGFPDPVVSELKKAYRLFFRSDMNISQAMEKATTELKDFPEVKAFIAFVEASGRGIVI
- a CDS encoding Gfo/Idh/MocA family oxidoreductase — translated: MNQPLRIGVVGTGSLGYHHARILREIPGVAFRGFYEANPERAGAVQRELGVRAYPSLDALLDEVDAVSIVVPTSKHHEVAMAALAKGKHLLIEKPITVTLAEADELLALAERNGLRIQIGHIERFNRAIRAALPHVKDPLFIDSDRLAPFNPRGSDVAVVLDLMIHDIDLVLTLTGAPVKDVSAAGLGVLTPSIDIADARITFATGAVATITSSRVSKDRMRKLRIFQRNGYLSLDLAAGTGEMYRLRGDVDLAVLAKTAQPLEAFVERVAIDAPEGEPLRLELESFVAALRGEQEVAVSGRAGRDALAVALRIVADIERSRPAVGALQPGRGA
- a CDS encoding OmpH family outer membrane protein, which translates into the protein MNVRSRGILAALVVLVAAAPLSAQARFGFVDTRKILQEMPARAAVEARLRTEIEALGAREKKMIDSLNVMVAAFEKDSATLTQEDRTKRFTALQAYDAQYRDTLQALQTEAQEKQAAAMQPLFDQVKLALDEVRAADGLAFIFDISAQGNSIVAMDKNLDVSDKVIARLRTQTAAPAARPAPQPAPQRPAPAGPVSQPAGVRKP
- the lpxK gene encoding tetraacyldisaccharide 4'-kinase — translated: MSHAVERIWARDGLGARALLPLAWLYGAVTAIRNLAYDHGVFRAHALGLPSISIGNLTVGGTGKTPVASWVAQRLLARGLRPAIVLRGYGNDEPLVHARLTPGAVVVVDPDRVRGAATARAQGAQVLVLDDAFQHRRARRDVDLVLVAAEQGGPTRLLPAGPSREGPRSLRRAQAVVVTRKTADLATAESVLRVHVREAPAAVQAVVALAPDGLVRVAGAGFAGADDAPAVLPLGALDGARVLAISAIGAPAAFEAQMVALGARVTSADFDDHHAFTAADVTGLTSRAAGQDLLVCTLKDAVKLAPRWPRGGVALWYLSQAVTVERGAEALDALLERLVTASRS
- a CDS encoding lysophospholipid acyltransferase family protein, with protein sequence MSDARAEAAKAEARAKRDARKVRWGPLIGFPLITMLGNTWRVREDRHPAFEALFSSGKPYILSSWHGQLITHIWANRFRGVCAMVSQHGDGEIITRIMQRWGYRHVRGSSSRGGKEALIAMIRELEQGSAFALTPDGPRGPAGIPQSGILIASQRSGVPIIPMRTESSRAWHFRSWDRFQLPKPFARVRVIYGEPWVATGTDEAAKQELIARMGPAPAPPTGAP
- a CDS encoding bifunctional UDP-3-O-[3-hydroxymyristoyl] N-acetylglucosamine deacetylase/3-hydroxyacyl-ACP dehydratase; translation: MSARRTIRRAVTVSGVGLHLGRPCTLTFAPAASGTGIRFRRTDLAGAPETPASVSVAIAAERRTQLGTGEGALHTVEHVLAAVAGLAIDDLVIEMDAAEPPIMDGSAEPFRQALLGAEPLEHAGEAPVLRLREAVRVVDGESVYVAHPAEALELEVSIDFPHPAIGAQRGHWKVSPDVFSRELAPARTFGMLSWVEELRGKGLIQGASAENTIVLDERAVVGTTLRWPDEFVRHKAMDVVGDLALAGMRVAARITATKPSHRGTVTLVREMLAHALPQRSEARVLGIEDIMKILPHRYPFLLVDRIVEMEEKKRIVGIKNVTINEPFFQGHFPGHPIMPGVLIVEAMAQVGGVLLMGTVDDPETKVVYFMSLDNVKFRKPVKPGDQVRIEVDIVQLRNTVCRIKGVAKVDDGVVCEAEMAAVVRDR
- the lpxB gene encoding lipid-A-disaccharide synthase, translated to MREILILAGEASGDLHGSILAERLHGLRPDLALVGTGGTRMRAAGVEMLVEHEGVVGFVEVIKHIPAHLRLLRRIKARLDTGRVALVLCIDYPGFNMRVAAAAHERGIPVLYYITPQVWAWRAGRMRTMARIFTKAAVILPFEEALLRGAGVNATFVGHPLLDRAVAMPSRASARASLGLPAEGGVLALFPGSRAEEIRRHLADFVAVARELQRRRPGLRVVLSVAPTIQLRDDEVPFPLVRSQSFDVLRAADVALCKSGTTTLEAAVAGTPCAIVYRTSPISYAIARRLVRIPHIGLLNIVAGRAVAPEFVQDAFQPVPVADALDPLFDPTSAARRAMVDGLAEVRRRLGEPGATMRVAEMAAGMVG